From Astatotilapia calliptera chromosome 19, fAstCal1.2, whole genome shotgun sequence, a single genomic window includes:
- the inf2 gene encoding inverted formin-2 — protein sequence MSGKSDGKKKWAAVRDRLGSSQDSDTQQEANLENSDPELCIRLLQVPTVVNYSGLKRRLEGSDQTWMVQFLELSGLDLLLEALDRLSGRGCSRIADALLQLTCVSCVRAVMNSTAGIHFIIENEGYIRKLSQALDTSNTMVKKQVFELLAALSMFSLDGHRLALDALEHYKGVKTQQYRFSVIMNELQATDNVPYMVTLLSVINALIFGTEDLRQRDRMRKEFIGLQLLDVLPKLR from the exons ATGTCTGGAAAATCAGATGGGAAAAAGAAGTGGGCGGCGGTCAGGGATCGCCTGGGTTCCTCGCAGGACTCTGACACTCAGCAGGAAGCCAACCTGGAGAATTCTGATCCAGAGCTGTGCATCAGACTGCTCCAAGTCCCCACTGTCGTCAACTACTCTGGGCTGAAGCGTCGCCTGGAAGGCAGCGATCAGACATGGATGGTGCAGTTCCTGGAGTTAAGCGGGCTGGATCTCCTCCTGGAGGCCCTGGACCGTCTCTCCGGGCGCGGATGCTCTCGCATTGCAGATGCTCTCCTGCAGCTCACCTGCGTCAGCTGCGTCCGAGCAGTGATGAACTCGACGGCGGGGATTCACTTCATCATAGAAAACGAGGGATACATTCGGAAGCTCTCCCAAG CGTTGGACACCTCCAACACCATGGTGAAGAAGCAGGTGTTTGAGCTTCTTGCAGCCCTCAGCATGTTCTCTCTGGACGGTCATCGGCTGGCACTTGACGCCCTGGAACATTACAAG GGCGTAAAGACACAGCAGTATCGCTTCAGCGTGATTATGAACGAGCTCCAGGCCACAGATAACGTCCCTTACATGGTCACGCTCCTCAGTGTCATCAACGCTCTCATCTTTGGGACAGAGGACCTCAGGCAGCGGGATAGGATGAGAAAGGAGTTCATCG GGCTTCAGTTACTTGATGTTCTGCCAAAGCTGAGGTGA